A genome region from Choloepus didactylus isolate mChoDid1 chromosome 14, mChoDid1.pri, whole genome shotgun sequence includes the following:
- the GDF6 gene encoding growth/differentiation factor 6 — translation MDPPKVLLSAVFLISFLWDLPGFQQASISSSSSSAELGSAKGMRSRKEGKMPPRAPREIGEDRVPPERQEPQTRPQDDPRRQRPQQPQDREPPSRGPRVVPHDYMLSIYRTYSIAEKLGINASFFQSSKTANTITSFVDRGLDDLSHTPLQRQNYLFDVSTLSDKEELVGAELRLFRQAPATPRGPPAWPLHVQVFPCLSPLLLDARTLDPQGAPRAGWEVFDVWQGLRHQPWKQLCLELRAAWGEPGTWEPEAPSPGSQQPPSPDLRSLGFGRRMRPPQERALLVVFTRSQRKNLFTEMGEQLDSAEAAGPGAGAGAEGSWPPPSGAPDAGPWLPSPGRRRRRTAFASRHGKRHGKKSRLRCSKKPLHVNFKELGWDDWIIAPLEYEAYHCEGVCDFPLRSHLEPTNHAIIQTLMNSMDPGSTPPSCCVPTKLTPISILYIDAGNNVVYKQYEDMVVESCGCR, via the exons ATGGATCCTCCCAAGGTCTTGCTCTCGGCCGTCTTCCTCATCAGCTTCCTATGGGATTTGCCCGGTTTCCAGCAGGCTTCCATCTCATCGTCTTCGTCGTCTGCCGAGCTAGGCTCGGCCAAAGGCATGCGGAGCCGCAAGGAAGGCAAGATGCCGCCGCGGGCGCCGCGGGAGATTGGGGAGGACCGAGTGCCCCCGGAGCGCCAGGAGCCACAGACGCGGCCGCAGGACGATCCCCGGCGGCAGCGACCACAGCAGCCCCAGGACCGCGAGCCGCCCAGCAGGGGCCCCCGGGTGGTGCCCCACGATTACATGCTGTCAATCTACAGGACTTACTCCATCGCCGAGAAGCTGGGCATCAATGCCAGTTTTTTCCAGTCTTCCAAGACGGCTAATACGATCACTAGCTTTGTAGACAGGGGATTAG ACGATCTCTCACACACTCCTCTCCAGAGACAGAATTATTTGTTTGATGTGTCCACGCTCTCAGACAAAGAAGAGCTGGTGGGCGCGGAGCTGCGGCTCTTTCGCCAGGCGCCCGCAACGCCCCGGGGGCCGCCGGCCTGGCCGCTCCACGTGCAGGTCTTCCCCTGTCTGTCTCCCCTGCTTCTGGACGCGCGGACCCTGGACCCGCAGGGGGCGCCCCGGGCCGGCTGGGAAGTCTTCGACGTGTGGCAGGGCCTGCGCCACCAGCCCTGGAAGCAGCTGTGTTTGGAGCTGCGGGCCGCGTGGGGCGAGCCGGGCACCTGGGAACCCGAGGCGCCCTCGCCGGGGTCCCAGCAGCCACCGTCCCCGGACCTGCGGAGTCTGGGCTTCGGCCGCAGGATGCGGCCCCCTCAGGAGCGCGCCCTGCTTGTGGTGTTCACCAGGTCCCAGCGCAAAAACCTGTTCACCGAAATGGGCGAGCAGCTGGACTCGGCCGAGGCTGCGGGCCCCGGCGCGGGCGCGGGCGCAGAGGGATCCTGGCCACCGCCGTCGGGCGCCCCAGACGCCGGGCCTTGGCTGCCCTCGCCcggccggcggcggcggcgcacCGCCTTCGCCAGCCGCCACGGCAAGCGGCACGGCAAGAAGTCGAGGTTGCGCTGCAGCAAGAAGCCCCTGCACGTGAACTTCAAGGAGCTGGGCTGGGACGACTGGATTATCGCGCCCCTTGAGTACGAGGCGTACCACTGCGAGGGCGTGTGCGACTTCCCGCTGCGCTCGCACCTGGAGCCCACCAACCACGCCATTATCCAGACGCTGATGAACTCCATGGACCCCGGCTCCACGCCGCCCAGCTGCTGCGTGCCCACCAAACTGACTCCCATCAGCATCTTGTACATCGACGCAGGCAATAACGTGGTCTACAAGCAATACGAAGACATGGTGGTGGAGTCGTGCGGCTGCAGGTAG